The Rhizobium leguminosarum bv. trifolii WSM1325 genome has a window encoding:
- a CDS encoding protein of unknown function DUF849 (PFAM: protein of unknown function DUF849~KEGG: ret:RHE_PC00125 hypothetical protein): MPLAMNRDVFITCAVTGAGDTVSRSSHVPITPKQIADSAIDAAKAGAAVVHCHVRDPETGAASRRNDLYREVTDRIRSADVDVVLNLTAGMGGDLIFGDVESPLPLNPNGTDMAGATERVSHIAECLPEICTLDCGTMNFNLGDYVMTNTPAMLRAMAKKMTGLGVRPEIEAFDTGHLWFAKQLAEEGLIEDPVLIQLCMGIPWGAPDDLNTFMAMVNNVPQSWTFSAFSIGRNAMAYPAAAVLAGGNVRVGLEDNLFVGKGQLATNAELVEKAVQVVEGMGARIIGPEDVRKKLKLTKR; encoded by the coding sequence ATGCCTCTTGCGATGAACCGCGATGTCTTCATTACCTGCGCCGTTACCGGCGCCGGCGACACGGTTTCCAGATCCAGCCACGTGCCGATCACTCCCAAGCAGATCGCCGATTCCGCCATCGACGCGGCAAAGGCTGGTGCTGCGGTGGTTCACTGCCACGTCCGCGACCCGGAAACGGGTGCTGCCAGCCGCCGCAACGACCTCTACAGGGAGGTCACCGACCGCATCCGCTCGGCCGATGTCGATGTCGTCCTCAATCTCACCGCCGGCATGGGCGGAGACCTGATTTTCGGGGATGTCGAAAGCCCCCTTCCCCTCAATCCTAACGGCACGGATATGGCCGGCGCCACCGAGCGCGTCAGCCATATCGCCGAATGCTTGCCTGAAATCTGCACGCTCGACTGCGGCACGATGAACTTCAACCTCGGCGACTATGTCATGACCAACACGCCGGCCATGCTGCGGGCCATGGCGAAGAAGATGACCGGTCTCGGCGTGCGCCCCGAAATCGAGGCTTTCGACACCGGCCATCTCTGGTTTGCCAAGCAGCTTGCCGAGGAAGGCCTGATCGAAGACCCGGTGCTGATCCAGCTCTGCATGGGCATACCATGGGGGGCGCCCGACGATCTCAATACCTTCATGGCGATGGTCAACAACGTGCCTCAGAGCTGGACTTTTTCGGCCTTTTCGATCGGCCGCAACGCCATGGCCTATCCGGCGGCAGCCGTTCTGGCCGGCGGCAACGTGCGCGTCGGCCTGGAGGACAATCTCTTTGTCGGCAAGGGCCAACTCGCCACCAATGCTGAGCTCGTTGAAAAGGCCGTGCAAGTGGTCGAGGGCATGGGTGCCCGGATTATCGGCCCGGAAGACGTTCGCAAGAAACTCAAACTGACGAAGCGCTGA
- a CDS encoding transcriptional regulator, AraC family (PFAM: helix-turn-helix- domain containing protein AraC type~SMART: helix-turn-helix- domain containing protein AraC type~KEGG: ret:RHE_PC00124 AraC family transcriptional regulator) codes for MILLQRSTERLDIDLLVLPDANLILIASVIEPLRGANRISGSELYRWRLLTPDGAPVPTTSNIAVPAQGAFKATTEDTPLFVLASYNWRRSATPALKMQLSQAARYRTVIAGIESGTWLLAEASLLDGLPATVHWEDYEDFALAYPEVRAVKDRFVIDGKRLTTSGSLPTVDLMLEVIRQRQGYSLALEVSRLFRYEQPSFHADEQLSAASAGLRMHDPRVTQAVRLMEEHIEQPLVLTRLARRVGISARHLQYLFQQSIGAPPHVHYLALRLNAARRKVIETTASFADIAAATGFNSASAFARSYRASFSESPSETRRRLRRRITSSQAPV; via the coding sequence ATGATCTTGCTGCAGCGATCCACAGAACGGCTCGATATCGACCTTCTCGTCCTGCCGGACGCGAACCTGATCCTGATCGCCTCGGTGATCGAGCCGCTGCGCGGCGCCAACCGCATTTCCGGCAGCGAGCTCTATCGCTGGCGGCTGCTGACGCCGGACGGAGCACCGGTCCCGACCACCAGCAATATTGCCGTGCCCGCGCAAGGCGCTTTCAAGGCGACGACCGAGGATACGCCGCTGTTCGTACTTGCTAGCTACAACTGGCGCCGAAGTGCTACGCCGGCGCTGAAGATGCAGCTCTCCCAGGCCGCCCGCTATCGCACGGTGATTGCCGGCATCGAGTCCGGCACCTGGCTGCTAGCCGAAGCCAGCCTGCTCGACGGGCTCCCGGCAACCGTCCACTGGGAGGACTACGAGGATTTTGCGCTGGCCTATCCTGAGGTGCGGGCCGTCAAGGATCGTTTCGTCATCGACGGCAAGCGGCTGACGACGTCAGGTTCGCTTCCGACCGTCGACCTGATGCTGGAGGTGATCCGGCAAAGGCAGGGTTATTCGCTGGCGCTCGAGGTCAGCCGGCTGTTCCGCTACGAGCAGCCGTCCTTCCATGCGGACGAGCAGCTTTCCGCAGCCTCGGCGGGGTTGCGCATGCATGATCCCCGCGTGACCCAGGCAGTACGGCTGATGGAGGAGCATATCGAGCAGCCTCTGGTCCTGACACGGCTGGCCCGGCGGGTGGGTATCAGCGCCCGGCATCTGCAGTATCTCTTCCAGCAGAGCATCGGCGCGCCGCCGCATGTGCACTATCTGGCGCTGCGCCTGAATGCGGCGCGCCGCAAGGTGATCGAGACGACAGCCTCTTTCGCCGACATCGCGGCGGCAACCGGCTTCAATTCGGCCTCAGCCTTTGCGAGAAGCTACCGGGCGAGTTTTTCCGAGAGCCCGTCCGAGACCCGGCGCCGCTTGCGCCGCCGCATCACGTCATCGCAGGCGCCGGTATAG